A portion of the Oncorhynchus clarkii lewisi isolate Uvic-CL-2024 chromosome 27, UVic_Ocla_1.0, whole genome shotgun sequence genome contains these proteins:
- the LOC139385554 gene encoding alpha-2-macroglobulin-like isoform X2: MALHLLCLVLITSVILQTVTSSTFKSIYLVTVSSEVVGGTTEKLCAQVHQVTEPLSLKVSMEMEGGSSTILLEAAVTKDFYRCTSFQVPTVKTDSVATVHVSIKGRKDEMSKKTKILIKPKRFLTIFQTDKPVYKPGQTVKFRIVSLDASFLSFNQMYETVELQDPNSNRIAQWLNQSTVSGILDLSHPMSAEATQGSYIITAWNEKGEQTSQNFDIKEYVLPKYEVKVHLPQTITILDNQATLRVCGKYTYGKPVLGSVTMKVCRNAIRHHWLYDSSNICELYIMKTDKTGCATQIIDVTRFALNYSSFDDFEVETEMEEYGTGVILKGSGKASFTNVIVTVCFEDVPQAYKPGIAYEGKIKVTGPVSTPIPNEPVYLFLQNSGTSENWTLTTDSKGIASFSLDTSLWSSESVSLSARYQKVKEDYPYMHGVRRPGYKSAYHFARKFYSKSESFVKIMQGEGKFSCEKDGIVPARYIIQGEELMKGQKTLNFFYLVISRGSIQQHGCLPVTVNEGRVNQGELTLSLQQMSELTPLAQVVVYTMLPDGEAVADSQDFPIQLCLKNKVSLKFSSLQELPGEKTFLSLQAHPGSLCSLRAIDQSVLLLQPEQELSLDSVFSQLPVQKLSGYSYKVEDFDPYPCLPEEEIEMPPPPVPQQAEDLEATPVPDRKKRSFWFGPRDDSDDKNNVYSIFKEVGIKILTNSDVKKPFDCNLLPVSFLVGSNDEMNDPLLVANMMPETSAAEASAGPKETVRTYFPETWIWDLVPVGDTGKVDVEKTVPDTITKWAAGAFCTSSVGFGLAPNTGLTAFQPFFVSLTLPYSVIRGEVFTLKATVFNYLSTCIMVKVIIAESDQFTARPCEGCQYTLCLCAEESRTFKWILTPTALGEVSVKVSAEALKTEERCGNEVASVPEKGRIDTIVQTLLVEAEGTQQTVSHNALLCPAEGPVEKDISLKLPEVFVEGSAKASLSVLGDLMGRAMKNLDSLLQMPYGCGEQNMVLFAPNIYILNYLQSTRQLTKEIQTRATGFLESGYQRELNYKHDDGSYSAFGKSDESGNTWLTSFVLKSFGGAKPYIFVDPAHIAQAKAWLASHQQNDGCITSVGKLFHNGMKGGVGDQVSLTAYITAALLELDGNTTDPMVEKSLVCLKAAVSDQLDNTYTTALMSYTFALAQNQDMRAKLITHLDKIADTSGGNRHWERAEASGRKTDSLEVEMTSYVLLALLSGPSMPGFGLDYSTAIVRWLAQQQNPYGGFASTQDTVVALQALAKYGAATFSPEGASTVSVSSAGGLNMELTVNQNNRLLYQEEQLKEVPGDYNIKAQGKSCVFVQIAMHYNIPPPPDFSAFNISTETLGKCNGTKKSMIVSVDVRYNGRREETNMVIINVKLLSGFVLDKSSLRPLKNDPTVKRVDLEEGHVIIYLDGLIQKETKTYSLAIEEVVPVRNLKPAVVKVYDYYQTSDEAVSEYSSPCAESDEINEV; encoded by the exons GTACCTACAGTGAAGACTGACAGTGTGGCCACTGTACATGTTAGCATCAAGGGGAGGAAGGATGAGATGAGTAAAAAGACCAAGATCTTGATCAAGCCCAAAAGATTCCTCACCATTTTCCAGACAGACAAACCAGTCTACAAACCTGGACAGACAG TCAAGTTCCGAATCGTCTCGCTGGATGCTAGTTTCTTGTCATTCAATCAGATG TATGAAACAGTGGAACTTCAG GACCCCAACTCCAACCGCATTGCTCAGTGGTTGAACCAGTCAACAGTGAGTGGAATTCTGGACCTGTCCCACCCCATGTCCGCAGAGGCAACGCAAGGAAGTTACATCATCACTGCATGGAATGAGAAGGGAGAACAAACCTCCCAAAACTTTGACATCAAAGAATATG TGTTGCCCAAATATGAGGTGAAAGTCCATCTTCCCCAAACAATAACTATTCTGGACAATCAAGCAACACTGAGAGTTTGTGGGAA ATACACTTATGGAAAACCAGTGCTGGGGTCTGTCACGATGAAAGTTTGTAGAAATGCCATTCGACATCACTGGTTATATGATTCTAGTAATATCTGCGAGTTGTATATTATGAAA ACCGACAAAACTGGTTGTGCAACCCAAATTATTGACGTGACCCGATTTGCTCTAAATTATTCAAGTTTTGATGACTTTGAAGTGGAGACTGAGATGGAGGAATATGGAACGG GGGTCATCCTTAAAGGTAGTGGCAAGGCAAGCTTTACCAATGTCATTGTAACTGTTTGTTTTGAGGACGTGCCCCAAGCATATAAACCAGGGATTGCATATGAGGGGAAG ATCAAAGTGACCGGTCCAGTCTCTACTCCCATTCCCAATGAGCCTGTGTATCTCTTCCTACAAAACAGTGGCACATCTGAGAACTGGACTCTCACCACAGACAGCAAGGGCATTGCTTCTTTCTCTCTAGACACTTCTCTGTGGAGTTCTGAGTCTGTGTCTCTGTCG GCTCGTTATCAAAAGGTTAAGGAGGATTATCCGTACATGCACGGTGTGCGTAGACCAGGATATAAATCCGCTTACCATTTCGCAAGGAAATTTTATTCCAAGAGTGAGAGCTTTGTGAAGATAATGCAGGGCGAAGGGAAGTTCTCCTGTGAGAAGGACGGTATTGTTCCTGCTCGCTACATCATCCAGGGGGAGGAGCTGATGAAGGGACAGAAGACCCTGAACTTTTTCTATCTG GTTATATCTAGAGGCAGCATTCAGCAGCATGGCTGTCTTCCTGTGACTGTTAATGAAGGAAGAG TAAACCAAGGGGAGCTGACGCTCTCGCTGCAGCAAATGTCTGAGCTGACCCCTTTAGCCCAGGTAGTGGTGTATACCATGCTGCCTGATGGGGAGGCAGTAGCAGACAGTCAAGACTTCCCCATTCAACTCTGCCTGAAAAACAAG GTGTCCCTGAAGTTCTCGTCCCTCCAGGAGTTGCCAGGGGAGAAGACCTTTCTGAGCCTCCAGGCCCACCCAGGGTCTCTTTGTTCTCTCAGGGCCATCGACCAGAGTGTGCTGCTGCTGCAGCCTGAACAGGAGCTCAGCTTAGACTCT GTGTTCAGTCAGCTGCCCGTTCAGAAGTTGTCTGGATATTCATACAAAGTGGAAGACTTTGACCCCTACCCATGCCTACCTGAAGAGGAGATAGAGATGCCCCCTCCACCTGTACCTCAACAGGCTGAGGATTTGGAAGCAACACCCGTACCTGATAGGAAAAAACGCTCATTCTGGTTTGGCCCCAGAGACGACAGCGACGACAAAAACAACGTTTACAGCATCTTTAAA GAAGTTGGAATCAAGATCCTGACCAACTCTGACGTGAAAAAACCTTTTGACTGTAACCTTTTGCCTGTAAGCTTTCTTGTGGGATCCAACG ATGAAATGAATGATCCATTGCTAGTTGCTAACATGATGCCAGAGACTTCAGCCGCTGAAGCCTCTGCCGGGCCTAAGGAGACCGTCCGCACATACTTCCCTGAGACCTGGATCTGGGACCTGGTGCCTGTGGG AGATACAGGAAAGGTGGATGTTGAGAAGACTGTCCCTGACACCATCACCAAGTGGGCTGCAGGGGCGTTCTGTACTTCCTCAGTGGGTTTTGGCCTGGCTCCCAACACTGGCCTCACTGCCTTCCAACCCTTCTTTGTGAGCTTGACGCTGCCCTACTCCGTCATCCGGGGGGAGGTGTTCACACTCAAGGCCACAGTGTTCAACTACCTCTCCACGTGTATCATG GTGAAGGTGATTATAGCTGAGTCGGACCAGTTCACAGCCAGGCCATGTGAAGGCTGCCAGTACaccctgtgtctgtgtgctgaaGAGAGCAGAACCTTCAAGTGGATCCTCACCCCAACTGCTCTGG GGGAGGTGAGTGTGAAAGTGAGCGCCGAGGCATTGAAGACTGAGGAGCGCTGCGGCAACGAAGTGGCCTCGGTGCCAGAGAAAGGACGCATTGACACCATTGTTCAAACACTGCTGGTAGAG GCCGAGGGAACCCAGCAGACGGTTAGCCACAacgccctgctctgccctgcag AGGGCCCAGTGGAGAAGGACATCTCTCTGAAGTTGCCTGAGGTGTTTGTGGAGGGCTCTGCCAAGGCCTCTCTCTCAGTACTAG GCGACCTGATGGGCCGGGCCATGAAGAACCTGGACAGCCTGTTGCAGATGCCCTATGGCTGTGGAGAGCAGAACATGGTGCTGTTTGCTCCCAACATCTACATCCTCAACTACCTGCAGAGCACCAGGCAGCTCACCAAGGAGATCCAGACCAGGGCCACAGGCTTCTTAGAGAGTG GCTACCAGAGAGAGCTCAACTACAAGCATGATGATGGCTCCTACAGTGCCTTTGGGAAGAGTGATGAGTCTGGAAACACCTG GCTCACCTCCTTTGTGCTGAAGTCCTTTGGCGGGGCCAAGCCCTACATCTTTGTGGACCCGGCCCACATTGCCCAGGCCAAGGCCTGGTTGGCCAGTCACCAGCAGAATGATGGCTGCATCACATCAGTAGGGAAACTCTTCCATAACGGCATGAAG GGAGGGGTCGGGGATCAGGTGTCGCTCACTGCCTACATTACCGCTGCACTGCTGGAGCTGGATGGCAACACTACT GACCCCATGGTGGAGAAGAGTCTGGTGTGTCTGAAGGCAGCAGTGTCTGACCAGCTGGACAACACCTACACCACAGCCCTGATGTCCTACACATTCGCCCTGGCACAAAACCAGGATATGAGGGCCAAGCTCatcacccacctggacaagattGCTGATACCTCAG GTGGCAATCGTCACTGGGAGAGAGCAGAGGCTTCTGGGCGGAAGACAGACTCTCTGGAGGTGGAAATGACATCCTACGTGCTGCTGGCGCTGCTCTCAGGCCCCTCCATGCCAGGCTTTGGGCTGGACTACTCCACCGCCATCGTCCGCTGGCTGGCCCAGCAGCAGAACCCCTACGGAGGTTTTGCTTCCACACAG GACACAGTGGTAGCACTGCAGGCTCTGGCCAAGTACGGTGCTGCCACCTTCAGTCCAGAGGGCGCCAGTACAGTCAGTGTGAGCTCAGCCGGAGGCCTGAATATGGAGTTGACTGTGAATCAGAACAACAGGCTTCTCTATCAGGAGGAGCAGCTGAAGGAGGTCCCTGGGGACTACAACATCAAGGCACAGGGCAAAagctgtgtgtttgtgcag ATCGCCATGCACTACAATATTCCCCCTCCTCCTGATTTCTCTGCTTTTAACATCTCAACAGAGACGCTGGGGAAATGCAACGGCACCAAGAAATCAATGATTGTGTCTGTGGATGTAAG GTACAACGGTCGGCGAGAGGAGACCAACATGGTGATCATCAATGTCAAGCTTCTCTCTGGCTTCGTCCTGGACAAGTCCTCCCTCAGGCCT TTGAAAAATGACCCCACTGTCAAACGAGTTGACCTGGAGGAAGGACATGTCATCATCTACCTAGATGGG CTTATTCAGAAGGAAACTAAGACGTACAGCCTGGCCATAGAGGAGGTTGTGCCTGTGAGGAATCTGAAACCAGCTGTGGTGAAAGTGTATGACTACTACCAGACAA GTGATGAAGCTGTGAGTGAATACAGCTCCCCATGTGCAGAGA GTGATGAAATCAATGAAGTGTGA
- the LOC139385554 gene encoding alpha-2-macroglobulin-like isoform X1 has protein sequence MALHLLCLVLITSVILQTVTSSTFKSIYLVTVSSEVVGGTTEKLCAQVHQVTEPLSLKVSMEMEGGSSTILLEAAVTKDFYRCTSFQVPTVKTDSVATVHVSIKGRKDEMSKKTKILIKPKRFLTIFQTDKPVYKPGQTVKFRIVSLDASFLSFNQMYETVELQDPNSNRIAQWLNQSTVSGILDLSHPMSAEATQGSYIITAWNEKGEQTSQNFDIKEYVLPKYEVKVHLPQTITILDNQATLRVCGKYTYGKPVLGSVTMKVCRNAIRHHWLYDSSNICELYIMKTDKTGCATQIIDVTRFALNYSSFDDFEVETEMEEYGTGVILKGSGKASFTNVIVTVCFEDVPQAYKPGIAYEGKIKVTGPVSTPIPNEPVYLFLQNSGTSENWTLTTDSKGIASFSLDTSLWSSESVSLSARYQKVKEDYPYMHGVRRPGYKSAYHFARKFYSKSESFVKIMQGEGKFSCEKDGIVPARYIIQGEELMKGQKTLNFFYLVISRGSIQQHGCLPVTVNEGRVNQGELTLSLQQMSELTPLAQVVVYTMLPDGEAVADSQDFPIQLCLKNKVSLKFSSLQELPGEKTFLSLQAHPGSLCSLRAIDQSVLLLQPEQELSLDSVFSQLPVQKLSGYSYKVEDFDPYPCLPEEEIEMPPPPVPQQAEDLEATPVPDRKKRSFWFGPRDDSDDKNNVYSIFKEVGIKILTNSDVKKPFDCNLLPVSFLVGSNGMLDDEMNDPLLVANMMPETSAAEASAGPKETVRTYFPETWIWDLVPVGDTGKVDVEKTVPDTITKWAAGAFCTSSVGFGLAPNTGLTAFQPFFVSLTLPYSVIRGEVFTLKATVFNYLSTCIMVKVIIAESDQFTARPCEGCQYTLCLCAEESRTFKWILTPTALGEVSVKVSAEALKTEERCGNEVASVPEKGRIDTIVQTLLVEAEGTQQTVSHNALLCPAEGPVEKDISLKLPEVFVEGSAKASLSVLGDLMGRAMKNLDSLLQMPYGCGEQNMVLFAPNIYILNYLQSTRQLTKEIQTRATGFLESGYQRELNYKHDDGSYSAFGKSDESGNTWLTSFVLKSFGGAKPYIFVDPAHIAQAKAWLASHQQNDGCITSVGKLFHNGMKGGVGDQVSLTAYITAALLELDGNTTDPMVEKSLVCLKAAVSDQLDNTYTTALMSYTFALAQNQDMRAKLITHLDKIADTSGGNRHWERAEASGRKTDSLEVEMTSYVLLALLSGPSMPGFGLDYSTAIVRWLAQQQNPYGGFASTQDTVVALQALAKYGAATFSPEGASTVSVSSAGGLNMELTVNQNNRLLYQEEQLKEVPGDYNIKAQGKSCVFVQIAMHYNIPPPPDFSAFNISTETLGKCNGTKKSMIVSVDVRYNGRREETNMVIINVKLLSGFVLDKSSLRPLKNDPTVKRVDLEEGHVIIYLDGLIQKETKTYSLAIEEVVPVRNLKPAVVKVYDYYQTSDEAVSEYSSPCAESDEINEV, from the exons GTACCTACAGTGAAGACTGACAGTGTGGCCACTGTACATGTTAGCATCAAGGGGAGGAAGGATGAGATGAGTAAAAAGACCAAGATCTTGATCAAGCCCAAAAGATTCCTCACCATTTTCCAGACAGACAAACCAGTCTACAAACCTGGACAGACAG TCAAGTTCCGAATCGTCTCGCTGGATGCTAGTTTCTTGTCATTCAATCAGATG TATGAAACAGTGGAACTTCAG GACCCCAACTCCAACCGCATTGCTCAGTGGTTGAACCAGTCAACAGTGAGTGGAATTCTGGACCTGTCCCACCCCATGTCCGCAGAGGCAACGCAAGGAAGTTACATCATCACTGCATGGAATGAGAAGGGAGAACAAACCTCCCAAAACTTTGACATCAAAGAATATG TGTTGCCCAAATATGAGGTGAAAGTCCATCTTCCCCAAACAATAACTATTCTGGACAATCAAGCAACACTGAGAGTTTGTGGGAA ATACACTTATGGAAAACCAGTGCTGGGGTCTGTCACGATGAAAGTTTGTAGAAATGCCATTCGACATCACTGGTTATATGATTCTAGTAATATCTGCGAGTTGTATATTATGAAA ACCGACAAAACTGGTTGTGCAACCCAAATTATTGACGTGACCCGATTTGCTCTAAATTATTCAAGTTTTGATGACTTTGAAGTGGAGACTGAGATGGAGGAATATGGAACGG GGGTCATCCTTAAAGGTAGTGGCAAGGCAAGCTTTACCAATGTCATTGTAACTGTTTGTTTTGAGGACGTGCCCCAAGCATATAAACCAGGGATTGCATATGAGGGGAAG ATCAAAGTGACCGGTCCAGTCTCTACTCCCATTCCCAATGAGCCTGTGTATCTCTTCCTACAAAACAGTGGCACATCTGAGAACTGGACTCTCACCACAGACAGCAAGGGCATTGCTTCTTTCTCTCTAGACACTTCTCTGTGGAGTTCTGAGTCTGTGTCTCTGTCG GCTCGTTATCAAAAGGTTAAGGAGGATTATCCGTACATGCACGGTGTGCGTAGACCAGGATATAAATCCGCTTACCATTTCGCAAGGAAATTTTATTCCAAGAGTGAGAGCTTTGTGAAGATAATGCAGGGCGAAGGGAAGTTCTCCTGTGAGAAGGACGGTATTGTTCCTGCTCGCTACATCATCCAGGGGGAGGAGCTGATGAAGGGACAGAAGACCCTGAACTTTTTCTATCTG GTTATATCTAGAGGCAGCATTCAGCAGCATGGCTGTCTTCCTGTGACTGTTAATGAAGGAAGAG TAAACCAAGGGGAGCTGACGCTCTCGCTGCAGCAAATGTCTGAGCTGACCCCTTTAGCCCAGGTAGTGGTGTATACCATGCTGCCTGATGGGGAGGCAGTAGCAGACAGTCAAGACTTCCCCATTCAACTCTGCCTGAAAAACAAG GTGTCCCTGAAGTTCTCGTCCCTCCAGGAGTTGCCAGGGGAGAAGACCTTTCTGAGCCTCCAGGCCCACCCAGGGTCTCTTTGTTCTCTCAGGGCCATCGACCAGAGTGTGCTGCTGCTGCAGCCTGAACAGGAGCTCAGCTTAGACTCT GTGTTCAGTCAGCTGCCCGTTCAGAAGTTGTCTGGATATTCATACAAAGTGGAAGACTTTGACCCCTACCCATGCCTACCTGAAGAGGAGATAGAGATGCCCCCTCCACCTGTACCTCAACAGGCTGAGGATTTGGAAGCAACACCCGTACCTGATAGGAAAAAACGCTCATTCTGGTTTGGCCCCAGAGACGACAGCGACGACAAAAACAACGTTTACAGCATCTTTAAA GAAGTTGGAATCAAGATCCTGACCAACTCTGACGTGAAAAAACCTTTTGACTGTAACCTTTTGCCTGTAAGCTTTCTTGTGGGATCCAACGGTATGTTAGATG ATGAAATGAATGATCCATTGCTAGTTGCTAACATGATGCCAGAGACTTCAGCCGCTGAAGCCTCTGCCGGGCCTAAGGAGACCGTCCGCACATACTTCCCTGAGACCTGGATCTGGGACCTGGTGCCTGTGGG AGATACAGGAAAGGTGGATGTTGAGAAGACTGTCCCTGACACCATCACCAAGTGGGCTGCAGGGGCGTTCTGTACTTCCTCAGTGGGTTTTGGCCTGGCTCCCAACACTGGCCTCACTGCCTTCCAACCCTTCTTTGTGAGCTTGACGCTGCCCTACTCCGTCATCCGGGGGGAGGTGTTCACACTCAAGGCCACAGTGTTCAACTACCTCTCCACGTGTATCATG GTGAAGGTGATTATAGCTGAGTCGGACCAGTTCACAGCCAGGCCATGTGAAGGCTGCCAGTACaccctgtgtctgtgtgctgaaGAGAGCAGAACCTTCAAGTGGATCCTCACCCCAACTGCTCTGG GGGAGGTGAGTGTGAAAGTGAGCGCCGAGGCATTGAAGACTGAGGAGCGCTGCGGCAACGAAGTGGCCTCGGTGCCAGAGAAAGGACGCATTGACACCATTGTTCAAACACTGCTGGTAGAG GCCGAGGGAACCCAGCAGACGGTTAGCCACAacgccctgctctgccctgcag AGGGCCCAGTGGAGAAGGACATCTCTCTGAAGTTGCCTGAGGTGTTTGTGGAGGGCTCTGCCAAGGCCTCTCTCTCAGTACTAG GCGACCTGATGGGCCGGGCCATGAAGAACCTGGACAGCCTGTTGCAGATGCCCTATGGCTGTGGAGAGCAGAACATGGTGCTGTTTGCTCCCAACATCTACATCCTCAACTACCTGCAGAGCACCAGGCAGCTCACCAAGGAGATCCAGACCAGGGCCACAGGCTTCTTAGAGAGTG GCTACCAGAGAGAGCTCAACTACAAGCATGATGATGGCTCCTACAGTGCCTTTGGGAAGAGTGATGAGTCTGGAAACACCTG GCTCACCTCCTTTGTGCTGAAGTCCTTTGGCGGGGCCAAGCCCTACATCTTTGTGGACCCGGCCCACATTGCCCAGGCCAAGGCCTGGTTGGCCAGTCACCAGCAGAATGATGGCTGCATCACATCAGTAGGGAAACTCTTCCATAACGGCATGAAG GGAGGGGTCGGGGATCAGGTGTCGCTCACTGCCTACATTACCGCTGCACTGCTGGAGCTGGATGGCAACACTACT GACCCCATGGTGGAGAAGAGTCTGGTGTGTCTGAAGGCAGCAGTGTCTGACCAGCTGGACAACACCTACACCACAGCCCTGATGTCCTACACATTCGCCCTGGCACAAAACCAGGATATGAGGGCCAAGCTCatcacccacctggacaagattGCTGATACCTCAG GTGGCAATCGTCACTGGGAGAGAGCAGAGGCTTCTGGGCGGAAGACAGACTCTCTGGAGGTGGAAATGACATCCTACGTGCTGCTGGCGCTGCTCTCAGGCCCCTCCATGCCAGGCTTTGGGCTGGACTACTCCACCGCCATCGTCCGCTGGCTGGCCCAGCAGCAGAACCCCTACGGAGGTTTTGCTTCCACACAG GACACAGTGGTAGCACTGCAGGCTCTGGCCAAGTACGGTGCTGCCACCTTCAGTCCAGAGGGCGCCAGTACAGTCAGTGTGAGCTCAGCCGGAGGCCTGAATATGGAGTTGACTGTGAATCAGAACAACAGGCTTCTCTATCAGGAGGAGCAGCTGAAGGAGGTCCCTGGGGACTACAACATCAAGGCACAGGGCAAAagctgtgtgtttgtgcag ATCGCCATGCACTACAATATTCCCCCTCCTCCTGATTTCTCTGCTTTTAACATCTCAACAGAGACGCTGGGGAAATGCAACGGCACCAAGAAATCAATGATTGTGTCTGTGGATGTAAG GTACAACGGTCGGCGAGAGGAGACCAACATGGTGATCATCAATGTCAAGCTTCTCTCTGGCTTCGTCCTGGACAAGTCCTCCCTCAGGCCT TTGAAAAATGACCCCACTGTCAAACGAGTTGACCTGGAGGAAGGACATGTCATCATCTACCTAGATGGG CTTATTCAGAAGGAAACTAAGACGTACAGCCTGGCCATAGAGGAGGTTGTGCCTGTGAGGAATCTGAAACCAGCTGTGGTGAAAGTGTATGACTACTACCAGACAA GTGATGAAGCTGTGAGTGAATACAGCTCCCCATGTGCAGAGA GTGATGAAATCAATGAAGTGTGA